The segment TATCTTTCAGGCAAACCGCAAACGGATCCGAAACGGTATTTCTTACCGTGAATTTTACAAGCTGGTCTGGGAAGTCATCGATTTTACCGGTAGCTGTCACAACGACCTGTTTTATCCCGACACCTTGAAAAATGCATTGCGGCAACAACGGATATTCTTCCCTCTGCCGCTTAAATACATCCGTAACAAACTTTATACGAATCTTGCCTGGGAGAATATGCCTGCCGGCAGCGAAATCCTTGCTATCAACCATACCGATGCCACCAGTTTCGCAACCGAAGTCTCCCGCTTTTTAAGCACTGATGGTTACAATACAACCGGAAAATACGCTTTCCTGGAAACGAATGCCTTGTTTTTTAATGTTTATCTTGCCTACGGGCCGCAGCAGTCTTTTACAATCAGTTATAAAGACAGTTCCGGCATTACTCAAAAAACACTGGAGGCCGTTGATTACAAAACCGCAATCGGAAATTACAGGCAACGATTTATCCCGGATTATGAAAAAAACGTTCCTGACTATTCCTTTCGACTCCTTGATCAGACGGGTTTGCTAACGGTAAGCACCTTTGCATTGGGAGGCACGAAAAGCGATGGACATCAGAAATATGCGCGATTTCTTGATTCGGTTTTTACCGACCTGAAACAAAAAAATATCCGGAATCTGATTGTGGATATCCGGGAAAACGGTGGCGGAAATGATCCAAACGACCTCTTGCTGTATTCTTATCTGACCCACCGGAATTTCAGGGAGAATAAGTCTGCGCATACGCTTTTCAATAAGGTGCCGCTGAAAAAGTACTATTTGGAAGAAGAAAAAAACGAGATCAAAGAACTCGAAGAAACATTGAAAGAAGAACATTCCGTTTTAAAAGACGGTAAATATTATCAAAACGAAACATTTAACCCGGTCTGGACTCCAAAACCAAATGCCTTTTCGGGAAATATATATCTGCTGATCAGTCCGTTCGTTGCGTCTGCAGGCTCCCTGTTTGCCAGTATGGTTAAAAGCGATGAAGGACCGGTCGTTATCGGTCAGGAAGCTTTGGGTGGATACTACGGACACACAGGGCACATCCCCGTTACCTACCGGCTTCCAAATACGGGACTACGATTGTCCTTTTCAATTGTGGACCTGGAACAGGATGTACAAAAATTGCCTGATCAAAGATACGGAGATGGTATAAAACCCGACTACCAGGTGGAACAGACAATTGACGATTACCTGGGAGATAAGGATACAATTTTGGAATTTGCAAAAAAACTCCTGATGCACTAATTCTCAAATGAGTGAGAACGACCTTCAAAAACGGTCTGGATCAACCAGATCCTGAACTGCAAAAAGAAAAAGTTTGACCGAG is part of the Fluviicola sp. genome and harbors:
- a CDS encoding S41 family peptidase is translated as MKHLVLAILICLFPFFQSEAQSFSKHQFQKDFDILQRIYEKANAGLYKYHSKRETDSIFQANRKRIRNGISYREFYKLVWEVIDFTGSCHNDLFYPDTLKNALRQQRIFFPLPLKYIRNKLYTNLAWENMPAGSEILAINHTDATSFATEVSRFLSTDGYNTTGKYAFLETNALFFNVYLAYGPQQSFTISYKDSSGITQKTLEAVDYKTAIGNYRQRFIPDYEKNVPDYSFRLLDQTGLLTVSTFALGGTKSDGHQKYARFLDSVFTDLKQKNIRNLIVDIRENGGGNDPNDLLLYSYLTHRNFRENKSAHTLFNKVPLKKYYLEEEKNEIKELEETLKEEHSVLKDGKYYQNETFNPVWTPKPNAFSGNIYLLISPFVASAGSLFASMVKSDEGPVVIGQEALGGYYGHTGHIPVTYRLPNTGLRLSFSIVDLEQDVQKLPDQRYGDGIKPDYQVEQTIDDYLGDKDTILEFAKKLLMH